One genomic window of Quercus robur chromosome 6, dhQueRobu3.1, whole genome shotgun sequence includes the following:
- the LOC126733410 gene encoding protein TIC 22-like, chloroplastic isoform X3, with the protein MKSHNSNTPKNFPSLKLPPQLNPQLQEAFCNLQNHCSNLLQHLPNPSSLKTHFQSALSNLQNHAIHTLDPSSSSSSSSNKNPVWARIAKPNNSQFTAVRQSGSVGGLSTEAIEERLAGVPVYALSNASEEFVLVSGVSTKYKKSLGLFCFKKEDAEALLEQIKSLDPNMQTGSKVVAVALNKVVQLKLDGVAFRLIPESSQVKNALREMEKIGISDDGFSGVPVFQSRSLILKSQNKSYRPAFFRKEDLENSLLRASRQQNQINPAFRRGDIQVAVLEEVLKGMKESSTSKWDDIVFIPPGFDVSTDPTQN; encoded by the exons ATGAAGTCCCACAACTCCAACACACCAAAAAATTTCCCATCACTCAAACTACCCCCTCAACTCAATCCCCAGCTCCAAGAAGCCTTCTGCAACCTCCAAAACCATTGCTCCAATCTCCTCCAACACCTCCCAAACCCCTCTTCCCTCAAAACCCACTTTCAATCCGCTCTCTCCAACCTCCAAAACCACGCAATACATACTCTtgacccttcttcttcttcttcttcttcttctaacaaAAACCCCGTTTGGGCTCGAATTGCCAAACCCAACAATTCCCAGTTCACGGCTGTTCGCCAATCTGGTAGTGTCGGCGGCCTGTCGACTGAGGCCATTGAAGAGCGGCTGGCGGGCGTGCCTGTGTACGCGCTGAGCAATGCCTCTGAAGAATTCGTGTTGGTTTCGGGTGTTTCGACCAAGTACAAGAAATCTCTGGGGCTGTTTTGTTTCAAGAAGGAGGACGCTGAGGCGCTTCTTGAGCAGATTAAGAGCTTGGATCCCAATATGCAAACTGGCTCCAAAGTGGTTGCTGTTGCTCTCAATAAG gttGTTCAGTTGAAGCTTGATGGGGTGGCTTTCAGGCTGATTCCGGAGTCTTCACAAGTCAAGAATGCGCTTAGG GAAATGGAAAAGATTGGTATTTCTGATGATGGCTTCTCGGGTGTTCCAGTTTTCCAG TCAAGGAGTTTGATACTGAAGAGCCAAAACAAGAGCTATCGTCCAGCTTTTTTTAGAAAG GAAGATTTAGAAAATTCCCTACTAAGAGCTTCCCGCCAGCAGAATCAAATAAATCCTGCTTTCAGACGGGGGGATATTCAG GTTGCAGTTCTTGAGGAGGTACTCAAGGGGATGAAG GAAAGCTCAACTTCGAAGTGGGATGACATTGTTTTTATACCTCCTGGTTTCGATGTTTCTACTGACCCTACCCAGAATTAG
- the LOC126733410 gene encoding protein TIC 22-like, chloroplastic isoform X2, whose protein sequence is MKSHNSNTPKNFPSLKLPPQLNPQLQEAFCNLQNHCSNLLQHLPNPSSLKTHFQSALSNLQNHAIHTLDPSSSSSSSSNKNPVWARIAKPNNSQFTAVRQSGSVGGLSTEAIEERLAGVPVYALSNASEEFVLVSGVSTKYKKSLGLFCFKKEDAEALLEQIKSLDPNMQTGSKVVAVALNKVVQLKLDGVAFRLIPESSQVKNALREMEKIGISDDGFSGVPVFQQELEVNGDWRERPPEEEEEGTLPSQMATLGSATGKWTSRSLILKSQNKSYRPAFFRKEDLENSLLRASRQQNQINPAFRRGDIQFLRRYSRG, encoded by the exons ATGAAGTCCCACAACTCCAACACACCAAAAAATTTCCCATCACTCAAACTACCCCCTCAACTCAATCCCCAGCTCCAAGAAGCCTTCTGCAACCTCCAAAACCATTGCTCCAATCTCCTCCAACACCTCCCAAACCCCTCTTCCCTCAAAACCCACTTTCAATCCGCTCTCTCCAACCTCCAAAACCACGCAATACATACTCTtgacccttcttcttcttcttcttcttcttctaacaaAAACCCCGTTTGGGCTCGAATTGCCAAACCCAACAATTCCCAGTTCACGGCTGTTCGCCAATCTGGTAGTGTCGGCGGCCTGTCGACTGAGGCCATTGAAGAGCGGCTGGCGGGCGTGCCTGTGTACGCGCTGAGCAATGCCTCTGAAGAATTCGTGTTGGTTTCGGGTGTTTCGACCAAGTACAAGAAATCTCTGGGGCTGTTTTGTTTCAAGAAGGAGGACGCTGAGGCGCTTCTTGAGCAGATTAAGAGCTTGGATCCCAATATGCAAACTGGCTCCAAAGTGGTTGCTGTTGCTCTCAATAAG gttGTTCAGTTGAAGCTTGATGGGGTGGCTTTCAGGCTGATTCCGGAGTCTTCACAAGTCAAGAATGCGCTTAGG GAAATGGAAAAGATTGGTATTTCTGATGATGGCTTCTCGGGTGTTCCAGTTTTCCAG CAAGAACTAGAGGTTAATGGAGATTGGAGAGAGAGGCCTccagaagaggaagaagagggaACTCTACCATCACAAATGGCAACTCTAGGAAGCGCTACTGGTAAATGGACA TCAAGGAGTTTGATACTGAAGAGCCAAAACAAGAGCTATCGTCCAGCTTTTTTTAGAAAG GAAGATTTAGAAAATTCCCTACTAAGAGCTTCCCGCCAGCAGAATCAAATAAATCCTGCTTTCAGACGGGGGGATATTCAG TTCTTGAGGAGGTACTCAAGGGGATGA
- the LOC126733410 gene encoding protein TIC 22-like, chloroplastic isoform X1, protein MKSHNSNTPKNFPSLKLPPQLNPQLQEAFCNLQNHCSNLLQHLPNPSSLKTHFQSALSNLQNHAIHTLDPSSSSSSSSNKNPVWARIAKPNNSQFTAVRQSGSVGGLSTEAIEERLAGVPVYALSNASEEFVLVSGVSTKYKKSLGLFCFKKEDAEALLEQIKSLDPNMQTGSKVVAVALNKVVQLKLDGVAFRLIPESSQVKNALREMEKIGISDDGFSGVPVFQQELEVNGDWRERPPEEEEEGTLPSQMATLGSATGKWTSRSLILKSQNKSYRPAFFRKEDLENSLLRASRQQNQINPAFRRGDIQVAVLEEVLKGMKESSTSKWDDIVFIPPGFDVSTDPTQN, encoded by the exons ATGAAGTCCCACAACTCCAACACACCAAAAAATTTCCCATCACTCAAACTACCCCCTCAACTCAATCCCCAGCTCCAAGAAGCCTTCTGCAACCTCCAAAACCATTGCTCCAATCTCCTCCAACACCTCCCAAACCCCTCTTCCCTCAAAACCCACTTTCAATCCGCTCTCTCCAACCTCCAAAACCACGCAATACATACTCTtgacccttcttcttcttcttcttcttcttctaacaaAAACCCCGTTTGGGCTCGAATTGCCAAACCCAACAATTCCCAGTTCACGGCTGTTCGCCAATCTGGTAGTGTCGGCGGCCTGTCGACTGAGGCCATTGAAGAGCGGCTGGCGGGCGTGCCTGTGTACGCGCTGAGCAATGCCTCTGAAGAATTCGTGTTGGTTTCGGGTGTTTCGACCAAGTACAAGAAATCTCTGGGGCTGTTTTGTTTCAAGAAGGAGGACGCTGAGGCGCTTCTTGAGCAGATTAAGAGCTTGGATCCCAATATGCAAACTGGCTCCAAAGTGGTTGCTGTTGCTCTCAATAAG gttGTTCAGTTGAAGCTTGATGGGGTGGCTTTCAGGCTGATTCCGGAGTCTTCACAAGTCAAGAATGCGCTTAGG GAAATGGAAAAGATTGGTATTTCTGATGATGGCTTCTCGGGTGTTCCAGTTTTCCAG CAAGAACTAGAGGTTAATGGAGATTGGAGAGAGAGGCCTccagaagaggaagaagagggaACTCTACCATCACAAATGGCAACTCTAGGAAGCGCTACTGGTAAATGGACA TCAAGGAGTTTGATACTGAAGAGCCAAAACAAGAGCTATCGTCCAGCTTTTTTTAGAAAG GAAGATTTAGAAAATTCCCTACTAAGAGCTTCCCGCCAGCAGAATCAAATAAATCCTGCTTTCAGACGGGGGGATATTCAG GTTGCAGTTCTTGAGGAGGTACTCAAGGGGATGAAG GAAAGCTCAACTTCGAAGTGGGATGACATTGTTTTTATACCTCCTGGTTTCGATGTTTCTACTGACCCTACCCAGAATTAG
- the LOC126733410 gene encoding protein TIC 22-like, chloroplastic isoform X5: protein MKSHNSNTPKNFPSLKLPPQLNPQLQEAFCNLQNHCSNLLQHLPNPSSLKTHFQSALSNLQNHAIHTLDPSSSSSSSSNKNPVWARIAKPNNSQFTAVRQSGSVGGLSTEAIEERLAGVPVYALSNASEEFVLVSGVSTKYKKSLGLFCFKKEDAEALLEQIKSLDPNMQTGSKVVAVALNKVVQLKLDGVAFRLIPESSQVKNALREMEKIGISDDGFSGVPVFQQELEVNGDWRERPPEEEEEGTLPSQMATLGSATVKEFDTEEPKQELSSSFF from the exons ATGAAGTCCCACAACTCCAACACACCAAAAAATTTCCCATCACTCAAACTACCCCCTCAACTCAATCCCCAGCTCCAAGAAGCCTTCTGCAACCTCCAAAACCATTGCTCCAATCTCCTCCAACACCTCCCAAACCCCTCTTCCCTCAAAACCCACTTTCAATCCGCTCTCTCCAACCTCCAAAACCACGCAATACATACTCTtgacccttcttcttcttcttcttcttcttctaacaaAAACCCCGTTTGGGCTCGAATTGCCAAACCCAACAATTCCCAGTTCACGGCTGTTCGCCAATCTGGTAGTGTCGGCGGCCTGTCGACTGAGGCCATTGAAGAGCGGCTGGCGGGCGTGCCTGTGTACGCGCTGAGCAATGCCTCTGAAGAATTCGTGTTGGTTTCGGGTGTTTCGACCAAGTACAAGAAATCTCTGGGGCTGTTTTGTTTCAAGAAGGAGGACGCTGAGGCGCTTCTTGAGCAGATTAAGAGCTTGGATCCCAATATGCAAACTGGCTCCAAAGTGGTTGCTGTTGCTCTCAATAAG gttGTTCAGTTGAAGCTTGATGGGGTGGCTTTCAGGCTGATTCCGGAGTCTTCACAAGTCAAGAATGCGCTTAGG GAAATGGAAAAGATTGGTATTTCTGATGATGGCTTCTCGGGTGTTCCAGTTTTCCAG CAAGAACTAGAGGTTAATGGAGATTGGAGAGAGAGGCCTccagaagaggaagaagagggaACTCTACCATCACAAATGGCAACTCTAGGAAGCGCTACTG TCAAGGAGTTTGATACTGAAGAGCCAAAACAAGAGCTATCGTCCAGCTTTTTTTAG
- the LOC126733410 gene encoding protein TIC 22-like, chloroplastic isoform X4 produces MKSHNSNTPKNFPSLKLPPQLNPQLQEAFCNLQNHCSNLLQHLPNPSSLKTHFQSALSNLQNHAIHTLDPSSSSSSSSNKNPVWARIAKPNNSQFTAVRQSGSVGGLSTEAIEERLAGVPVYALSNASEEFVLVSGVSTKYKKSLGLFCFKKEDAEALLEQIKSLDPNMQTGSKVVAVALNKVVQLKLDGVAFRLIPESSQVKNALRSRSLILKSQNKSYRPAFFRKEDLENSLLRASRQQNQINPAFRRGDIQVAVLEEVLKGMKESSTSKWDDIVFIPPGFDVSTDPTQN; encoded by the exons ATGAAGTCCCACAACTCCAACACACCAAAAAATTTCCCATCACTCAAACTACCCCCTCAACTCAATCCCCAGCTCCAAGAAGCCTTCTGCAACCTCCAAAACCATTGCTCCAATCTCCTCCAACACCTCCCAAACCCCTCTTCCCTCAAAACCCACTTTCAATCCGCTCTCTCCAACCTCCAAAACCACGCAATACATACTCTtgacccttcttcttcttcttcttcttcttctaacaaAAACCCCGTTTGGGCTCGAATTGCCAAACCCAACAATTCCCAGTTCACGGCTGTTCGCCAATCTGGTAGTGTCGGCGGCCTGTCGACTGAGGCCATTGAAGAGCGGCTGGCGGGCGTGCCTGTGTACGCGCTGAGCAATGCCTCTGAAGAATTCGTGTTGGTTTCGGGTGTTTCGACCAAGTACAAGAAATCTCTGGGGCTGTTTTGTTTCAAGAAGGAGGACGCTGAGGCGCTTCTTGAGCAGATTAAGAGCTTGGATCCCAATATGCAAACTGGCTCCAAAGTGGTTGCTGTTGCTCTCAATAAG gttGTTCAGTTGAAGCTTGATGGGGTGGCTTTCAGGCTGATTCCGGAGTCTTCACAAGTCAAGAATGCGCTTAGG TCAAGGAGTTTGATACTGAAGAGCCAAAACAAGAGCTATCGTCCAGCTTTTTTTAGAAAG GAAGATTTAGAAAATTCCCTACTAAGAGCTTCCCGCCAGCAGAATCAAATAAATCCTGCTTTCAGACGGGGGGATATTCAG GTTGCAGTTCTTGAGGAGGTACTCAAGGGGATGAAG GAAAGCTCAACTTCGAAGTGGGATGACATTGTTTTTATACCTCCTGGTTTCGATGTTTCTACTGACCCTACCCAGAATTAG